A window of the Panulirus ornatus isolate Po-2019 chromosome 63, ASM3632096v1, whole genome shotgun sequence genome harbors these coding sequences:
- the LOC139745918 gene encoding uncharacterized protein, translated as MRVLCVIAVVLAVALDVCCGGIYSGYGGGLGGGFGGGHGGFGGGHGGFGGGHGGFGGGHGFGGGHGGFGGVGLGGFGGGHGGYGGGHGGYGGHGGYHGGYGSGGYRGGYGGYGHSSGGHTFILSKGYGSHGYGSYGGSKGYGGHGGYKGYGSYGHYGK; from the exons ATG CGTGTCCTGTGTGTGATCGCGGTGGTGCTGGCGGTGGCGTTGGACGTCTGTTGTGGTGGGATTTATAGTGGATACGGTGGTGGTCTTGGTGGCGGCTTTGGCGGAGGACACGGTGGCTTTGGCGGAGGACACGGTGGCTTTGGCGGAGGACACGGTGGCTTTGGCGGAGGACACGGCTTTGGCGGAGGACACGGTGGCTTCGGCGGAGTAGGACTCGGTGGATTTGGCGGTGGACACGGTGGCTATGGCGGTGGACACGGTGGCTACGGCGGACACGGTGGCTATCACGGAGGATATGGCAGCGGTGGCTATCGTGGAGGCTATG gtgGTTATGGTCACAGCTCCGGAGGGCATACGTTCATTCTGTCGAAGGGTTACG GAAGCCATGGCTATGGTAGTTACGGCGGTAGTAAAGGATACGGTGGACACGGGGGATACAAGGGATATGGTTCTTATG GACACTACGGGAAGTAA
- the LOC139745886 gene encoding uncharacterized protein isoform X2, which translates to MTEEERVRRTVDGGRLLAITSKPPTEPHVRNRYRLLRHSLKNIWKSHNHRQHQMNRTDPHTIGGSSASGDVRKSVVLTPHSIGKSLLSVRRASEFNNSEPKHEDDKSQEDSNFQPERRERKRLELKNPESQHPERRPSGAEDGETQHPERKDRKVKHPELRVARDFKPQRPQHPGMKPSFAGSLGTQESEKKPSEARHHQPIYSQPRLSYSGTGSSVVRSRKSSSSAKTPTYVGSRRPKYSGEKPAHTMHLKAQYPNTSPSDSNQQETQGKRPQEFKHLEAQNLERNPSNLRQSEKKPHEIRDADQQYLERGSSEVRHLDPRHLRTELLEEIHQSSQILAEKPQNVKYQDVAYHIRLPSGVRYLDPQPVERRPSEDTFPEQEEEQQQLQERYLQPQFNEERYLQPQFHEERYPEVRYFETQQPMEQPTDVWNPGDPEPPYPRYETPFIRYLQLQQPDLKPQEVWYFDLQQPDLKPQEVRYFDLQQPDLKPQEVRYFDLQQPDLKPQEVRHLELEQPDTQPQEVRYLELEQPDTQPQEVRYLDLQQPDTQPQEVGYPGPPLPQRRPIEARYQNPEIWTGSLDDSDIMLTESHRRIRRAQTSGPIDSQDSENKRHLRIPSTSGSPSEGYQLGKRAQMEKYFRLLRSAERPEGGEILGEQNAAGSSRFKIVYEPVHGIPQAPDGSRPASVEGSDVNLPHQYPRPVRINVDDNRNKPLTDEYRYPGIMLTPLHKDQSPDGPVRRASTIDSKVSSDPRLRDDVNQASHAEGILLPTYSTHQQPSGEVTAWIDGSPGASTSHRRVPHHGNDIPRLPGNFDSIKYNHTDVHTVGIPQREMNGSVYSNVFKQQRPRLKDNDHFAGGAPLPASHGRQVPLRHYYLMGLPLRGQAKKVFLPRRDVDRILNAPVATESIIATTPPRIVPKQAMHLIDFLKTSDDGVPTRTDSIKWLTKTTSESGKDKGHNNMDVYGTARVNDSDISDGYGNSTVAGLTSDRGSENCTWPCDSTPGDGNGSGVTDSNATEDSNLEEIIPKVSGDFPSAVIGPRHSKGNSSNFIGSNPFVSKASDDHKSEDTSPKDFGSDGSKTSEATDSRDSEAGASHAYDKPDASDGEEAEDPGKENSENPDIKDPIRLEPADGSRTSVPETEGEVDHDINDSEGNSELGYYR; encoded by the exons ATGACGGAGGAAGAGCGCgtgaggaggacggtggatggTGGTCGTCTTCTTGCCATCACTTCGAAGCCTCCCACAGAACCGCACGTGAGGAATCGATATCGGCTCTTGAGGCACTcgctgaagaatatttggaaatcCCACAACCACCGCCAACATCAAATGAACCGGACTGATCCTCACACGATAGGAGGGTCTTCTGCAAGTGGAGATGTAAGGAAGAGTGTGGTTCTGACGCCACACTCCATCGGAAAGTCGTTACTGTCGGTAAGAAGAGCCTCTGAGTTTAACAATTCAGAACCAAAACATGAAGATGATAAATCTCAAGAGGACAGTAACTTCCAGCCAGAACGTCGAGAGAGGAAACGTCTAGAATTGAAGAATCCAGAGTCACAACATCCAGAAAGGAGACCTTCAGGAGCTGAGGACGGAGAGACACAACATCCGGAAAGAAAAGATCGAAAAGTCAAACACCCAGAGCTCCGAGTTGCCAGGGACTTCAAGCCTCAACGCCCACAACATCCGGGAATGAAACCTTCATTTGCCGGATCTCTAGGAACACAAGAGTCGGAAAAGAAACCTTCAGAGGCCAGGCACCACCAGCCAATATACTCACAACCCAGACTTTCATATTCGGGAACGGGATCTTCCGTTGTTAGGTCGCGGAAATCATCGAGTTCGGCAAAGACGCCTACATATGTTGGGTCTCGAAGACCGAAGTATTCGGGAGAGAAGCCTGCACATACAATGCATCTAaaagcccagtacccaaacacgAGCCCTTCGGATAGTAACCAGCAAGAGACACAGGGAAAGAGACCTCAGGAGTTCAAACATCTAGAAGCACAAAATCTGGAAAGAAATCCTTCGAATTTAAGGCAATCAGAGAAGAAGCCTCATGAGATTAGGGACGCAGATCAACAGTATCTGGAAAGAGGATCTTCAGAGGTTAGACACCTCGATCCACGACATCTCCGAACCGAGCTTCTCGAAGAAATCCATCAATCTTCACAAATCCTGGCGGAAAAGCCTCAAAATGTGAAGTACCAAGACGTAGCATATCATATAAGGTTACCTTCAGGAGTTAGGTATCTGGACCCACAACCTGTTGAAAGGAGACCATCAGAAGACACCTTCCctgaacaagaagaagaacaacagcaGTTACAGGAGAGATATTTACAACCGCAGTTTAATGAAGAAAGATATCTACAACCACAGTTT CATGAAGAAAGATATCCAGAGGTTAGATATTTTGAGACACAACAGCCAATGGAACAACCCACAGATGTCTGGAACCCTGGTGACCCAGAGCCACCATATCCAAGATATGAAACCCCTTTTATCAGGTACCTACAACTGCAACAGCCTGACCTAAAACCCCAGGAGGTTTGGTACTTTGATCTACAACAGCCTGACCTAAAACCCCAGGAGGTTAGGTACTTTGATCTACAACAGCCTGACCTAAAACCCCAGGAGGTTAGGTACTTTGATCTACAACAGCCTGACCTAAAACCCCAGGAGGTTAGGCACCTAGAACTAGAACAGCCCGACACACAACCCCAGGAGGTTAGGTACCTAGAACTAGAACAGCCCGACACACAACCCCAGGAGGTTAGGTACCTTGATCTACAACAGCCCGACACACAACCCCAAGAGGTTGGGTATCCAGGACCACCACTGCCTCAAAGGAGACCTATAGAGGCAAGATATCAAAATCCAGAGATATGGACAGGCTCATTAGACGACTCAGACATCATGCTTACAGAATCTCATAGACGTATACGTCGAGCTCAGACGAGCGGGCCTATCGACTCACAAGATTCTGAGAATAAGAGGCACTTGAGAATCCCCAGCACAAGCGGAAGTCCATCGGAGGGATATCAGCTTGGAAAAAGGGCCCAGATGGAGAAGTATTTCCGTTTATTAAGGTCAGCTGAGAGACCAGAAGGAGGAGAGATTCTGGGAGAGCAAAACGCAGCTGGGAGTAGTAGATTTAAGATCGTGTACGAACCCGTGCATGGAATACCTCAAGCGCCAGACGGGTCTCGTCCAGCGAGCGTCGAAGGCAGCGACGTCAACCTCCCGCACCAGTACCCAAGACCAGTGAGaatcaatgttgatg ACAACCGAAACAAACCACTAACTGACGAATATCGCTATCCTGGAATCATGCTGACGCCCTTACACAAGGACCAGAGTCCAGATGGCCCCGTCAGACGGGCCAGCACAATCGACAGCAAAGTTAGCAGCGATCCAAGGCTTCGGGATGATGTCAATCAGGCATCTCACGCTGAAGGAATCTTGCTTCCTACGTATAGCACCCACCAGCAACCCTCTGGAGAGGTAACAGCTTGGATCGATGGCTCTCCTGGTGCTTCAACCTCTCACAGGAGAGTCCCTCATCATGGCAATGATATACCAAGACTTCCTGGTAACTTCGACAGCATCAAGTATAACCACACCGACGTGCACACTGTGGGAATCCCTCAGCGCGAGATGAACGGCAGTGTCTACTCCAACGTCTTTAAGCAGCAGCGTCCAAGGTTGAAAGATAATGATCACTTTGCTGGCGGCGCCCCTCTTCCCGCATCGCATGGGAGGCAGGTTCCACTGAGGCATTATTATCTGATGGGCTTACCTCTTAGAGGCCAAGCTAAAAAGGTTTTTCTTCCACGACGAGATGTGGATAGAATTCTAAACGCTCCAGTTGCTACGGAGTCTATCATTGCGACTACGCCACCAAGAATCGTTCCAAAACAAGCGATGCATTTGATTGATTTTCTTAAAACATCTGATGATGGTGTTCCAACTCGTACTGACAGTATCAAATGGCTCACCAAGACCACCTCCGAAAGTGGTAAGGATAAAGGACATAATAACATGGACGTCTATGGTACTGCTAGGGTAAATGATTCTGATATCTCTGATGGTTATGGGAATAGTACAGTGGCTGGACTCACAAGTGATAGAGGGTCGGAAAATTGTACGTGGCCCTGTGATTCAACTCCTGGCGATGGAAACGGATCTGGAGTTACTGATTCGAATGCGACCGAGGATTCAAATCTTGAGGAAATTATTCCAAAGGTGTCTGGTGATTTTCCCTCGGCAGTCATAGGACCCAGGCATTCTAAAGGCAACAGCTCGAACTTCATTGGTTCAAACCCATTTGTTTCAAAAGCTTCCGATGATCATAAATCAGAAGACACGAGTCCCAAAGATTTTGGCAGTGACGGTTCAAAGACCAGTGAAGCCACTGATTCAAGAGATAGCGAAGCTGGAGCGTCGCATGCCTACGACAAGCCAGATGCCTCAGACGGCGAGGAGGCAGAGGATCCTGGTAAGGAGAACTCTGAAAATCCTGATATCAAAGACCCAATTCGTCTTGAACCTGCGGACGGTTCAAGAACCAGCGTTCCCGAGactgaaggcgaggttgatcaTGACATTAATGACAGTGAAGGTAACAGTGAGCTCGGCTATTATCGCTGA
- the LOC139745886 gene encoding uncharacterized protein isoform X1, translating into MTEEERVRRTVDGGRLLAITSKPPTEPHVRNRYRLLRHSLKNIWKSHNHRQHQMNRTDPHTIGGSSASGDVRKSVVLTPHSIGKSLLSVRRASEFNNSEPKHEDDKSQEDSNFQPERRERKRLELKNPESQHPERRPSGAEDGETQHPERKDRKVKHPELRVARDFKPQRPQHPGMKPSFAGSLGTQESEKKPSEARHHQPIYSQPRLSYSGTGSSVVRSRKSSSSAKTPTYVGSRRPKYSGEKPAHTMHLKAQYPNTSPSDSNQQETQGKRPQEFKHLEAQNLERNPSNLRQSEKKPHEIRDADQQYLERGSSEVRHLDPRHLRTELLEEIHQSSQILAEKPQNVKYQDVAYHIRLPSGVRYLDPQPVERRPSEDTFPEQEEEQQQLQERYLQPQFNEERYLQPQFNDERYLQPQFHEERYPEVRYFETQQPMEQPTDVWNPGDPEPPYPRYETPFIRYLQLQQPDLKPQEVWYFDLQQPDLKPQEVRYFDLQQPDLKPQEVRYFDLQQPDLKPQEVRHLELEQPDTQPQEVRYLELEQPDTQPQEVRYLDLQQPDTQPQEVGYPGPPLPQRRPIEARYQNPEIWTGSLDDSDIMLTESHRRIRRAQTSGPIDSQDSENKRHLRIPSTSGSPSEGYQLGKRAQMEKYFRLLRSAERPEGGEILGEQNAAGSSRFKIVYEPVHGIPQAPDGSRPASVEGSDVNLPHQYPRPVRINVDDNRNKPLTDEYRYPGIMLTPLHKDQSPDGPVRRASTIDSKVSSDPRLRDDVNQASHAEGILLPTYSTHQQPSGEVTAWIDGSPGASTSHRRVPHHGNDIPRLPGNFDSIKYNHTDVHTVGIPQREMNGSVYSNVFKQQRPRLKDNDHFAGGAPLPASHGRQVPLRHYYLMGLPLRGQAKKVFLPRRDVDRILNAPVATESIIATTPPRIVPKQAMHLIDFLKTSDDGVPTRTDSIKWLTKTTSESGKDKGHNNMDVYGTARVNDSDISDGYGNSTVAGLTSDRGSENCTWPCDSTPGDGNGSGVTDSNATEDSNLEEIIPKVSGDFPSAVIGPRHSKGNSSNFIGSNPFVSKASDDHKSEDTSPKDFGSDGSKTSEATDSRDSEAGASHAYDKPDASDGEEAEDPGKENSENPDIKDPIRLEPADGSRTSVPETEGEVDHDINDSEGNSELGYYR; encoded by the exons ATGACGGAGGAAGAGCGCgtgaggaggacggtggatggTGGTCGTCTTCTTGCCATCACTTCGAAGCCTCCCACAGAACCGCACGTGAGGAATCGATATCGGCTCTTGAGGCACTcgctgaagaatatttggaaatcCCACAACCACCGCCAACATCAAATGAACCGGACTGATCCTCACACGATAGGAGGGTCTTCTGCAAGTGGAGATGTAAGGAAGAGTGTGGTTCTGACGCCACACTCCATCGGAAAGTCGTTACTGTCGGTAAGAAGAGCCTCTGAGTTTAACAATTCAGAACCAAAACATGAAGATGATAAATCTCAAGAGGACAGTAACTTCCAGCCAGAACGTCGAGAGAGGAAACGTCTAGAATTGAAGAATCCAGAGTCACAACATCCAGAAAGGAGACCTTCAGGAGCTGAGGACGGAGAGACACAACATCCGGAAAGAAAAGATCGAAAAGTCAAACACCCAGAGCTCCGAGTTGCCAGGGACTTCAAGCCTCAACGCCCACAACATCCGGGAATGAAACCTTCATTTGCCGGATCTCTAGGAACACAAGAGTCGGAAAAGAAACCTTCAGAGGCCAGGCACCACCAGCCAATATACTCACAACCCAGACTTTCATATTCGGGAACGGGATCTTCCGTTGTTAGGTCGCGGAAATCATCGAGTTCGGCAAAGACGCCTACATATGTTGGGTCTCGAAGACCGAAGTATTCGGGAGAGAAGCCTGCACATACAATGCATCTAaaagcccagtacccaaacacgAGCCCTTCGGATAGTAACCAGCAAGAGACACAGGGAAAGAGACCTCAGGAGTTCAAACATCTAGAAGCACAAAATCTGGAAAGAAATCCTTCGAATTTAAGGCAATCAGAGAAGAAGCCTCATGAGATTAGGGACGCAGATCAACAGTATCTGGAAAGAGGATCTTCAGAGGTTAGACACCTCGATCCACGACATCTCCGAACCGAGCTTCTCGAAGAAATCCATCAATCTTCACAAATCCTGGCGGAAAAGCCTCAAAATGTGAAGTACCAAGACGTAGCATATCATATAAGGTTACCTTCAGGAGTTAGGTATCTGGACCCACAACCTGTTGAAAGGAGACCATCAGAAGACACCTTCCctgaacaagaagaagaacaacagcaGTTACAGGAGAGATATTTACAACCGCAGTTTAATGAAGAAAGATATCTACAACCACAGTTTAATGATGAAAGATATCTACAACCACAGTTTCATGAAGAAAGATATCCAGAGGTTAGATATTTTGAGACACAACAGCCAATGGAACAACCCACAGATGTCTGGAACCCTGGTGACCCAGAGCCACCATATCCAAGATATGAAACCCCTTTTATCAGGTACCTACAACTGCAACAGCCTGACCTAAAACCCCAGGAGGTTTGGTACTTTGATCTACAACAGCCTGACCTAAAACCCCAGGAGGTTAGGTACTTTGATCTACAACAGCCTGACCTAAAACCCCAGGAGGTTAGGTACTTTGATCTACAACAGCCTGACCTAAAACCCCAGGAGGTTAGGCACCTAGAACTAGAACAGCCCGACACACAACCCCAGGAGGTTAGGTACCTAGAACTAGAACAGCCCGACACACAACCCCAGGAGGTTAGGTACCTTGATCTACAACAGCCCGACACACAACCCCAAGAGGTTGGGTATCCAGGACCACCACTGCCTCAAAGGAGACCTATAGAGGCAAGATATCAAAATCCAGAGATATGGACAGGCTCATTAGACGACTCAGACATCATGCTTACAGAATCTCATAGACGTATACGTCGAGCTCAGACGAGCGGGCCTATCGACTCACAAGATTCTGAGAATAAGAGGCACTTGAGAATCCCCAGCACAAGCGGAAGTCCATCGGAGGGATATCAGCTTGGAAAAAGGGCCCAGATGGAGAAGTATTTCCGTTTATTAAGGTCAGCTGAGAGACCAGAAGGAGGAGAGATTCTGGGAGAGCAAAACGCAGCTGGGAGTAGTAGATTTAAGATCGTGTACGAACCCGTGCATGGAATACCTCAAGCGCCAGACGGGTCTCGTCCAGCGAGCGTCGAAGGCAGCGACGTCAACCTCCCGCACCAGTACCCAAGACCAGTGAGaatcaatgttgatg ACAACCGAAACAAACCACTAACTGACGAATATCGCTATCCTGGAATCATGCTGACGCCCTTACACAAGGACCAGAGTCCAGATGGCCCCGTCAGACGGGCCAGCACAATCGACAGCAAAGTTAGCAGCGATCCAAGGCTTCGGGATGATGTCAATCAGGCATCTCACGCTGAAGGAATCTTGCTTCCTACGTATAGCACCCACCAGCAACCCTCTGGAGAGGTAACAGCTTGGATCGATGGCTCTCCTGGTGCTTCAACCTCTCACAGGAGAGTCCCTCATCATGGCAATGATATACCAAGACTTCCTGGTAACTTCGACAGCATCAAGTATAACCACACCGACGTGCACACTGTGGGAATCCCTCAGCGCGAGATGAACGGCAGTGTCTACTCCAACGTCTTTAAGCAGCAGCGTCCAAGGTTGAAAGATAATGATCACTTTGCTGGCGGCGCCCCTCTTCCCGCATCGCATGGGAGGCAGGTTCCACTGAGGCATTATTATCTGATGGGCTTACCTCTTAGAGGCCAAGCTAAAAAGGTTTTTCTTCCACGACGAGATGTGGATAGAATTCTAAACGCTCCAGTTGCTACGGAGTCTATCATTGCGACTACGCCACCAAGAATCGTTCCAAAACAAGCGATGCATTTGATTGATTTTCTTAAAACATCTGATGATGGTGTTCCAACTCGTACTGACAGTATCAAATGGCTCACCAAGACCACCTCCGAAAGTGGTAAGGATAAAGGACATAATAACATGGACGTCTATGGTACTGCTAGGGTAAATGATTCTGATATCTCTGATGGTTATGGGAATAGTACAGTGGCTGGACTCACAAGTGATAGAGGGTCGGAAAATTGTACGTGGCCCTGTGATTCAACTCCTGGCGATGGAAACGGATCTGGAGTTACTGATTCGAATGCGACCGAGGATTCAAATCTTGAGGAAATTATTCCAAAGGTGTCTGGTGATTTTCCCTCGGCAGTCATAGGACCCAGGCATTCTAAAGGCAACAGCTCGAACTTCATTGGTTCAAACCCATTTGTTTCAAAAGCTTCCGATGATCATAAATCAGAAGACACGAGTCCCAAAGATTTTGGCAGTGACGGTTCAAAGACCAGTGAAGCCACTGATTCAAGAGATAGCGAAGCTGGAGCGTCGCATGCCTACGACAAGCCAGATGCCTCAGACGGCGAGGAGGCAGAGGATCCTGGTAAGGAGAACTCTGAAAATCCTGATATCAAAGACCCAATTCGTCTTGAACCTGCGGACGGTTCAAGAACCAGCGTTCCCGAGactgaaggcgaggttgatcaTGACATTAATGACAGTGAAGGTAACAGTGAGCTCGGCTATTATCGCTGA